One window of Microcoleus vaginatus PCC 9802 genomic DNA carries:
- a CDS encoding ABC transporter permease, whose product MNWWQNLRNNPLARLGAVLLLIFYTVALFAEFVAPYDPYDSQLNGSLLPPTQIYLSTQDGRFIGPHVYPTTQGPVDANTGAREIIVDWQKPSVLGLFVKGSPYKFLGFLPFDRHLFGTTGEGQINLLGTDEQARDQFSRLVHGSRISLSIGLVGIAISFPLGLFIGGISGYFGSWIDSILMRFAEVLMTIPGLYLLVALAAVLPPGLTSAQRFILIVLITSFISWASLARVIRGQVLSIKQLEFVQAARAMGANPIYIIVRHVLPQTATYVIISATLSVPGFIVAESVLSLIGLGIQQPDPSWGNLLSLSTNASILVLQPWLVWPPAILIILTVLAFNLLGDGLRDALDPRSIQR is encoded by the coding sequence ATGAACTGGTGGCAAAATCTTAGAAACAATCCTCTAGCTCGGTTGGGAGCCGTGCTACTGTTAATTTTTTATACAGTCGCGCTTTTTGCCGAATTTGTGGCACCTTACGACCCCTACGACTCTCAATTAAACGGTTCATTGCTGCCACCGACTCAGATTTATTTAAGCACCCAAGACGGGCGCTTTATCGGGCCCCACGTTTATCCGACTACTCAGGGCCCGGTGGATGCTAATACCGGTGCTCGTGAGATAATTGTAGACTGGCAAAAACCCTCTGTTCTCGGTTTGTTTGTCAAAGGTTCCCCCTATAAATTTTTAGGATTTTTGCCTTTCGACAGGCACCTGTTTGGCACTACAGGAGAAGGCCAAATTAATCTTTTAGGCACGGATGAACAAGCTCGCGATCAATTCAGTCGCTTAGTACACGGCAGCAGAATTAGCCTCAGCATCGGTTTAGTAGGAATAGCAATTTCTTTTCCATTGGGATTGTTTATCGGAGGCATATCTGGTTATTTCGGCAGTTGGATTGATAGTATTTTAATGCGTTTCGCCGAAGTATTGATGACGATTCCCGGTCTTTATTTATTAGTAGCGCTAGCAGCAGTATTGCCACCGGGATTGACAAGTGCTCAGCGATTTATATTGATTGTGCTGATTACTTCATTTATCAGTTGGGCGAGTTTAGCGCGGGTGATTCGCGGTCAGGTACTGTCAATTAAACAGCTAGAATTCGTGCAAGCGGCGCGGGCAATGGGCGCCAATCCAATTTATATTATTGTCCGCCACGTTTTGCCACAAACTGCTACTTATGTAATTATTTCTGCTACTTTGTCTGTTCCGGGTTTTATTGTGGCGGAGTCGGTTTTGAGTTTAATTGGCTTGGGAATTCAACAGCCCGATCCTTCTTGGGGAAATTTACTATCTCTGTCTACTAATGCTTCAATTTTAGTGTTGCAGCCTTGGTTGGTTTGGCCTCCGGCGATACTGATTATTTTGACTGTTTTGGCGTTTAATTTATTGGGGGATGGGTTGCGGGATGCTCTCGATCCGAGAAGCATTCAAAGGTAA
- a CDS encoding ABC transporter permease — translation MSRSKALQSYIFLRLLLAPLMLWTITTAVFLLLRATPGDPIDAILGSRAPAAAKEAMRTQLGLDAPLWQQYLKYIKDLLSFDLGTSITTRGQTVWQIIGDYFPATVELAVCSMAIALIVGISIGSLAASRPNTIFDAVGRLFGIITYSLPAFWAGMVLQLIFAVQLGWFPLGTRFPVTFPAPEGYTGLYTIDSLLSANPGQFLTSLHYLALPSLTLGILLSGIFERIVRVNLKQTLQADYVEAARARGIPEVQILWAHALKNALIPVITILGLTFAALLGGAILTEVTFSWPGLANRLYEAISLRDYPTVQGIVVFFAAIVVMASIVIDILNAYIDPRIRY, via the coding sequence ATGTCTCGTTCCAAAGCCCTGCAATCTTATATTTTTCTCCGCTTGCTCCTCGCACCGCTAATGTTGTGGACAATCACCACAGCAGTATTTTTGCTACTGCGGGCCACTCCGGGCGACCCCATAGATGCCATTCTCGGCTCACGAGCTCCCGCAGCCGCCAAAGAAGCAATGCGAACTCAACTCGGCCTCGACGCACCGCTGTGGCAGCAATATCTCAAATACATAAAAGACTTGTTGAGCTTCGACTTGGGAACCTCCATCACCACTCGCGGACAAACCGTGTGGCAAATTATCGGAGATTATTTCCCCGCTACAGTGGAATTAGCAGTTTGTAGCATGGCCATAGCTTTAATTGTCGGCATCAGTATCGGTTCCTTAGCAGCATCCCGCCCCAACACAATTTTCGATGCTGTCGGCCGTTTGTTTGGCATTATCACTTACTCGCTGCCCGCTTTTTGGGCTGGTATGGTTTTGCAATTGATTTTCGCAGTGCAGTTGGGATGGTTTCCCTTGGGAACTCGCTTTCCCGTGACATTCCCGGCCCCCGAAGGCTACACAGGACTCTACACGATTGACAGTCTCCTGAGCGCTAACCCTGGTCAGTTTCTCACATCTTTGCATTATTTGGCACTTCCGAGTTTGACGTTGGGGATTCTTTTGAGCGGCATTTTCGAGCGCATTGTCAGAGTGAATCTCAAGCAAACTTTGCAAGCAGATTATGTCGAAGCAGCTAGAGCCAGAGGCATTCCAGAAGTGCAGATTTTATGGGCTCACGCTCTGAAAAATGCGCTAATTCCGGTGATTACTATCTTAGGATTGACTTTTGCTGCACTGTTGGGCGGCGCTATTTTAACAGAGGTTACTTTTTCTTGGCCGGGGTTAGCAAATCGCCTTTACGAAGCAATTAGCTTGCGGGATTATCCAACTGTTCAAGGTATTGTGGTGTTTTTTGCGGCAATTGTCGTAATGGCCAGCATTGTAATTGATATTTTGAATGCTTACATTGACCCGCGAATTCGCTACTAA
- a CDS encoding ABC transporter permease, whose translation MKYWYETLAVAQRILIELGRRRRSLVLWSIFPVSILLINGLILKERANLSTAKAFEVAAPASLVGAALFFSCLGGSVATVVAEREQHTLKRLFISPLSGTSYFLGIFLAHSCIGIGQVILVYTIASCLGAQFQGSILLGCAIILLSIVSYVGVGFILGTQFARRTEDVNSLVAAFGVPLLILGGAFLPTSLFPQSLLELAQYNPIYHMNEALMGVWADGKDLADISEHFWYLFIFSIAMIAGGWLSYRRMLRVERRL comes from the coding sequence ATGAAATACTGGTACGAAACGCTCGCAGTAGCACAGCGGATTTTAATTGAATTGGGGAGGCGGCGACGCAGCTTAGTATTGTGGAGTATTTTTCCAGTTTCTATCTTGCTAATTAACGGTTTAATTTTAAAAGAACGCGCTAATCTCAGCACAGCAAAAGCCTTTGAAGTTGCTGCACCTGCAAGCTTAGTAGGAGCAGCTTTATTTTTTAGCTGTCTCGGTGGTAGCGTAGCAACAGTAGTAGCAGAGCGAGAACAGCATACCCTCAAACGCTTGTTTATTTCGCCGCTGAGCGGCACTTCCTACTTTTTAGGAATTTTCCTGGCTCATAGTTGCATCGGCATCGGTCAGGTAATTTTAGTATACACGATCGCCTCTTGTTTAGGGGCACAATTTCAAGGATCTATCCTGTTAGGATGTGCGATTATTCTGCTCAGTATTGTATCTTATGTAGGTGTAGGCTTTATTCTTGGCACCCAGTTTGCTAGGCGCACTGAAGATGTCAACTCCCTAGTAGCAGCTTTCGGCGTTCCTTTGTTGATTTTAGGAGGCGCATTTTTGCCTACTTCGCTCTTTCCCCAAAGTCTGCTGGAACTCGCCCAGTACAATCCAATTTATCACATGAACGAAGCGCTGATGGGCGTGTGGGCTGACGGCAAAGATTTGGCTGATATTTCCGAACACTTTTGGTATTTATTCATATTTTCTATTGCCATGATTGCAGGTGGATGGCTTTCTTACCGCAGGATGCTGAGAGTAGAAAGAAGACTTTAA
- a CDS encoding PAS domain S-box protein, with product MLFKNLSSCLMKSSPKMSLSLVLLIPLVVQISVAVGVTGWLSFRNGQKAVNDLATRLSLEVAARTKENFRSFGDVSHLFLQMNSAAIASGNIDPEDFPNLERYLWNQTKLSDRTTTIYYGDEQGKFLLLRREAENLVYIRDESTAPNRQIYRLDSQGNRTELIKTATYDPRIRPWYQAAKQSAKATWSPIYVFAAPPVLGITPVMPIYNETGNLRGVLAIDLTLSQISDFLKSIKISPSGQVFAIERSGEIVASSTDELPFVTDKDGQKRLLATQSKNLLIRSASTYLQKRFGSFKQIDSKGQFTFDIDGKRQFITVAPLQDGRGLDWLIVVAIPEADFMEQINANTRTTILLCFFAFVLAIALGIFTSRWVVKPITRLLQASKALTKMSESSDFTSAELNGEVEVQGVKELGLLAQSFNQMARQLRASFIALEQTNSSLEQRVAERTGELEVAEAELRALFAAMNELIIVVDASGRYLKIAPTNLSLLYKPVEELVGKTVTEVFPQATADNFLNHIRAALDTQQTVSIEYDLTIEDREVYFAASISPLSEESVIVVARDITEQKRGESARRQRQKQLLKHNTVLVELARNKALYRGDLQVALRKITEAAAHTLQTEKAGAWLYDESRAKLQCLDQFSRSKHQHSQGNELAAADYPAYFQALEEHRTIAAEDALSDIRTREFAESYFSQAGTTSTLDAPVRLGGQTVGVICIEQVGTTRNWTLEEQNFAASLADLVSLAIEASERDRTQIALRQAEQKYRSIFENAVEGIFQRTPEGHFLSVNPALARIYGYATPEELTLNLTNIRQQAYVNPQQRDKFIQAMEEFGEISGFESEVYRVDGSVIWISESARAVCDADGKVLYYEGSVEDISDRKVFESALQLALEAAEAASTAKSAFLANMSHELRTPLNAIIGYSEMLQEETAELGYDELTPDLDKIRTSGRHLLSLINDILDISKIEAGRMDLYLETFDIAALIQDVASTAAPLIEKNGNTLNLHQITNIGTMHGDITKVQQILLNLLSNAAKFTQNGTITLTASREKIAGDSSEAKQENSSEPVASSQYSIASKEFLVVNCTDTGIGMTPDQLQQIFQPFTQADASTTRKYGGTGLGLAISQRFCLMMGGNISVKSQEGVGSTFTIRLPVNLQNYGA from the coding sequence ATGTTATTTAAAAATTTAAGCAGTTGTCTGATGAAAAGCTCCCCCAAGATGTCACTAAGCCTAGTCTTGTTGATACCGCTGGTGGTGCAAATCTCCGTAGCAGTCGGCGTGACTGGATGGCTTTCGTTTCGCAATGGCCAGAAAGCCGTCAATGACCTTGCTACGAGGTTAAGCTTGGAAGTCGCAGCGAGAACCAAAGAAAATTTCCGCAGTTTTGGGGATGTGTCTCATTTATTCCTGCAAATGAATAGTGCTGCGATCGCCTCTGGAAACATAGACCCGGAAGACTTCCCCAACTTAGAGCGCTATTTGTGGAACCAGACCAAGCTGAGCGATCGAACGACAACCATATACTACGGCGACGAACAGGGCAAATTCCTCTTGCTCAGGCGAGAAGCAGAAAACTTAGTATATATCCGAGACGAATCGACCGCTCCAAACCGCCAAATTTATCGCCTAGACAGCCAAGGAAATCGCACTGAGCTAATCAAAACCGCCACGTATGACCCCCGTATCAGACCGTGGTACCAAGCTGCTAAACAGTCAGCAAAAGCCACTTGGTCTCCAATCTACGTTTTCGCCGCCCCGCCAGTTCTCGGCATTACGCCGGTGATGCCTATTTACAATGAAACAGGAAACCTGCGGGGGGTATTGGCAATTGACCTGACTCTTTCTCAAATCAGTGATTTTCTCAAAAGCATCAAAATTAGCCCGTCGGGACAAGTTTTCGCGATCGAACGCAGCGGGGAAATAGTCGCCAGTTCTACAGACGAATTGCCCTTTGTCACCGACAAAGACGGACAAAAACGGCTGTTGGCCACACAGAGCAAAAATTTGCTAATTCGATCGGCCTCCACATATTTGCAAAAACGATTTGGTAGTTTTAAACAAATTGACAGCAAAGGACAGTTTACCTTTGATATAGACGGCAAACGTCAATTCATTACCGTTGCTCCCCTGCAAGACGGTCGTGGCCTCGATTGGCTGATTGTAGTCGCAATCCCGGAAGCAGACTTTATGGAGCAAATTAACGCCAACACTCGCACAACTATTTTATTGTGCTTTTTTGCCTTCGTACTGGCGATCGCACTCGGAATTTTCACCTCTCGCTGGGTTGTCAAACCGATTACCCGATTGTTGCAAGCTTCCAAAGCTTTAACAAAAATGTCCGAATCATCCGACTTCACCTCCGCAGAATTAAACGGCGAAGTCGAAGTTCAAGGAGTAAAAGAACTCGGTCTCCTAGCTCAGTCTTTCAATCAAATGGCCCGACAATTGCGAGCGTCTTTTATTGCCCTAGAACAAACCAACTCTAGTTTAGAACAGCGAGTAGCAGAGCGGACTGGCGAACTCGAAGTCGCCGAAGCAGAATTGCGGGCTTTGTTTGCAGCTATGAACGAATTAATTATAGTTGTGGACGCCAGCGGTCGCTATTTAAAAATCGCGCCCACAAATCTTTCTCTGCTCTACAAACCAGTCGAAGAATTAGTTGGCAAAACAGTCACAGAGGTGTTTCCGCAAGCTACAGCCGACAATTTTCTCAACCACATCCGAGCAGCTTTAGATACTCAGCAAACTGTCAGCATCGAGTACGATTTAACCATTGAAGACCGCGAAGTTTATTTTGCCGCCAGCATTTCACCGCTTTCAGAAGAATCCGTCATTGTGGTAGCCCGCGACATTACCGAACAGAAGCGAGGCGAATCGGCGCGACGCCAAAGGCAAAAACAATTGCTCAAACACAATACGGTTTTGGTAGAATTGGCAAGAAATAAAGCGCTGTATCGAGGCGATTTGCAAGTAGCTTTGAGGAAAATCACCGAAGCGGCGGCTCATACCTTACAGACAGAAAAAGCTGGCGCGTGGCTGTATGATGAGAGTCGAGCGAAACTGCAATGTCTCGACCAATTTAGCCGCAGCAAGCACCAGCATTCCCAAGGTAATGAACTCGCAGCAGCAGACTATCCAGCTTATTTTCAAGCTTTGGAAGAACACCGGACGATCGCAGCCGAGGACGCTCTCTCAGATATTAGAACTAGAGAATTTGCCGAATCTTACTTCTCACAAGCTGGCACTACTTCTACCTTAGACGCGCCAGTGCGCCTCGGCGGACAAACAGTGGGAGTCATCTGTATCGAACAAGTGGGAACTACTCGCAACTGGACATTAGAAGAACAAAATTTTGCTGCTTCCCTGGCAGATTTGGTATCATTGGCGATCGAAGCCAGTGAGCGCGATCGTACACAAATCGCTTTGCGTCAAGCAGAACAAAAATATCGCAGCATCTTTGAAAATGCCGTCGAAGGGATTTTTCAAAGAACCCCCGAAGGCCACTTCTTGAGCGTAAATCCAGCTTTAGCGCGCATCTACGGCTACGCCACTCCCGAAGAATTAACATTAAATCTCACAAACATCAGACAGCAAGCTTACGTCAATCCTCAGCAGCGCGACAAGTTTATCCAGGCGATGGAAGAATTCGGAGAAATTTCCGGGTTTGAGTCAGAAGTTTACCGCGTTGACGGCAGTGTAATTTGGATTTCTGAAAGCGCGCGTGCAGTGTGCGACGCCGACGGCAAGGTACTCTACTATGAAGGCAGCGTCGAGGATATTAGCGATCGCAAAGTCTTTGAATCCGCCTTGCAACTCGCCCTAGAAGCAGCCGAAGCCGCTTCCACCGCAAAAAGCGCATTTTTGGCAAACATGAGCCACGAACTGCGAACACCTCTGAATGCGATCATCGGCTACAGCGAAATGCTCCAAGAAGAAACCGCAGAATTGGGTTACGATGAACTCACCCCAGATTTAGACAAAATTCGCACTTCCGGCCGACACTTGCTATCGCTAATTAACGACATTCTCGACATTTCTAAAATCGAAGCCGGCCGCATGGATCTTTACTTAGAAACCTTCGACATCGCCGCCTTGATTCAAGATGTCGCCTCCACCGCCGCGCCACTAATTGAGAAAAACGGCAATACTCTAAACTTGCACCAAATTACGAATATCGGCACTATGCACGGTGACATTACCAAAGTGCAGCAGATTTTATTAAATTTGCTGAGCAATGCCGCCAAATTCACTCAAAACGGTACAATTACCCTCACAGCCAGCCGAGAAAAAATTGCGGGCGACAGCAGCGAAGCAAAACAAGAAAACAGTTCTGAACCTGTGGCAAGTTCTCAATATTCAATTGCTAGTAAAGAATTTTTAGTTGTTAATTGTACAGATACAGGAATTGGGATGACTCCCGACCAGTTGCAGCAAATTTTCCAACCCTTTACCCAAGCAGATGCTTCCACCACCCGCAAGTACGGCGGCACCGGTTTGGGACTGGCAATCAGCCAGCGTTTTTGCCTAATGATGGGTGGCAATATTTCAGTAAAAAGTCAGGAGGGAGTGGGTTCTACTTTTACCATTCGCTTGCCGGTTAATCTGCAAAATTACGGGGCGTAA
- a CDS encoding ABC transporter ATP-binding protein has translation MLQIEKLNKSYGERSVLKDLTLHIQSGEIYGLLGPNGAGKTTTINILCNLLNADSGQVYINGEPVSDSTKSLIGVAPQENLLYKSLSCEENLNFFAQIYGLERKQRRYQVRHCLKAVNLTDRATSPVETLSGGMQRRLNIAVALVHQPRLVILDEPTTGLDIEARYEIWELIQRLQSEGITILLTTHLLDEAERLCQKIGILKNGSIVAEGSLEELQKLIPAQEIIVVKTDEEPEVIARAKQYSFIPRRYGSDLAFWLPERLELKEIILLFDGISIDSIARYPVRLEHIYVEVTKQTVS, from the coding sequence GTGCTGCAAATAGAAAAGCTAAATAAGTCCTATGGCGAGCGTTCAGTGCTTAAAGATTTAACACTGCACATTCAATCTGGAGAAATTTACGGTTTGCTCGGGCCCAACGGGGCGGGCAAAACTACAACTATCAATATTTTATGCAATTTGTTAAATGCCGACAGCGGTCAAGTTTATATTAATGGCGAACCTGTTTCTGACTCTACAAAATCCTTAATAGGTGTAGCGCCTCAAGAAAATTTGCTTTACAAAAGCCTTAGCTGCGAGGAAAACCTAAACTTTTTTGCTCAAATTTACGGCTTAGAGCGCAAGCAGCGGCGCTATCAAGTAAGACACTGTTTGAAAGCCGTAAATTTGACAGATAGAGCTACAAGCCCCGTGGAAACTTTGAGCGGAGGAATGCAGCGCCGTTTGAATATTGCGGTAGCATTGGTGCACCAACCTAGATTAGTAATTTTAGATGAACCGACAACGGGTTTAGATATTGAGGCTCGCTATGAAATTTGGGAGTTAATTCAGCGATTGCAATCGGAAGGAATTACAATTTTGCTGACCACTCACTTGTTGGATGAAGCTGAGCGTCTTTGTCAGAAAATCGGGATTTTGAAAAATGGCAGTATTGTAGCTGAAGGTAGTTTAGAAGAGTTGCAAAAACTGATTCCGGCTCAAGAAATTATCGTGGTAAAAACCGACGAAGAACCTGAAGTCATCGCCCGCGCTAAACAATACAGTTTCATCCCCCGCCGCTACGGTAGCGATTTAGCTTTTTGGCTGCCGGAACGTTTAGAATTAAAAGAGATTATTTTGCTGTTCGACGGGATTTCTATTGACTCAATCGCTCGGTATCCGGTGCGATTAGAACATATTTATGTAGAAGTGACTAAACAAACTGTATCCTAA
- a CDS encoding efflux RND transporter periplasmic adaptor subunit, with amino-acid sequence MTNKVFSEAEEKQPLSPVESGRDRNSAVDVAESEVSDNSRWQFSAEEDEREVALEVPEIEQEKVWEPEATEVGPRKEIRWPALLAGAGVGVAATLLAVQLTGGKQNARPAAPIPSANQQATAQTVTVAPVESAQVGETLEATGTVAAYDLLPVLPQANGLQIKQVLVNEGEAVEKGQTMAVLDDSVLRSQIAEALAGVQSANSTVEQAEAQVQQAQSAQQEAQAGVAQAQAGVEKAIADAAQAKTGVGQARAGVEQAKAGVTQAKAGIASAQAKLDQAQREVNRTQGLASQGVISQQDLERRKTERQTAVQELNKAKAELNTALQEQNKAAEEVRSAIAKVATAEANISTARAALASARAKVNTAGASVSSARANVGNNAASVRSNDAQVKQLQTQLEQTIVRAPDSGTVAERIGRVGDVSSGSQKLFSIIRGNKLELQLKVPETQVSQVRPGTAVQITSDSDKRIKLSGTVREISPLVDPQNRQATVKIDLPASEFLRSGMFLRASLSTATAQGLKVPAKAIVPQADGSSIVYKLVGEDKVQAQPVEVGEISGGAVGDLTAAKVQIKKGLKAGDRVVVTGAGFLKDGAQVQVGK; translated from the coding sequence GTGACTAATAAAGTTTTTTCAGAAGCCGAAGAAAAGCAACCCCTTTCCCCCGTAGAGAGCGGGCGCGACAGGAACTCAGCAGTGGATGTAGCTGAAAGTGAAGTCTCGGACAACTCTCGCTGGCAATTCTCCGCTGAGGAAGATGAACGAGAAGTTGCGCTGGAAGTTCCAGAAATCGAGCAGGAAAAGGTTTGGGAACCAGAAGCAACTGAAGTTGGGCCCCGCAAAGAAATCAGGTGGCCGGCCTTGTTGGCGGGCGCAGGGGTTGGGGTGGCTGCAACGCTGCTCGCCGTACAGTTGACTGGGGGCAAGCAGAATGCGCGTCCCGCAGCTCCAATTCCATCGGCAAATCAGCAGGCGACGGCTCAGACTGTGACAGTGGCGCCTGTGGAATCTGCCCAGGTGGGTGAAACTCTGGAAGCGACGGGCACCGTGGCAGCCTATGACTTGCTGCCGGTGCTGCCACAAGCCAACGGTTTGCAAATCAAGCAGGTGTTGGTGAATGAAGGAGAGGCGGTAGAAAAAGGTCAGACGATGGCGGTTTTGGACGATTCGGTATTACGATCGCAAATTGCCGAAGCGCTGGCGGGAGTACAATCGGCCAATTCTACAGTAGAACAAGCCGAAGCTCAGGTACAGCAAGCTCAGTCAGCCCAACAAGAAGCCCAAGCCGGCGTTGCTCAAGCCCAAGCTGGCGTTGAAAAAGCCATCGCTGACGCAGCGCAAGCCAAAACAGGCGTCGGGCAGGCAAGAGCCGGTGTGGAACAAGCTAAAGCCGGTGTCACTCAAGCTAAAGCAGGCATTGCCTCCGCTCAGGCTAAATTAGATCAAGCTCAAAGAGAAGTAAATCGCACCCAAGGTTTGGCTTCTCAGGGAGTAATTAGTCAGCAAGATTTAGAAAGACGCAAGACAGAGCGGCAGACTGCTGTTCAAGAGTTGAACAAAGCTAAAGCTGAGTTGAATACAGCTTTGCAAGAACAGAATAAAGCAGCGGAAGAAGTGCGATCGGCTATTGCTAAAGTAGCTACTGCTGAAGCTAATATCAGCACGGCTAGAGCAGCCCTCGCCAGCGCTCGTGCAAAAGTGAATACGGCCGGAGCGAGTGTCAGCAGTGCCAGAGCAAATGTCGGAAATAACGCAGCAAGTGTCCGCAGCAATGATGCCCAAGTCAAACAGTTACAAACTCAACTAGAACAAACTATTGTTCGAGCGCCGGATAGTGGCACTGTAGCTGAAAGAATTGGTCGAGTTGGCGATGTTTCTTCGGGAAGTCAAAAACTTTTTTCGATTATTCGCGGCAACAAGCTCGAACTGCAATTGAAAGTGCCGGAAACTCAGGTTTCGCAAGTGCGGCCGGGAACTGCAGTGCAAATTACTTCTGACTCTGACAAGCGGATTAAGTTGTCAGGAACTGTGCGAGAGATTTCGCCGCTAGTGGACCCGCAAAATCGGCAAGCTACGGTGAAGATTGATTTGCCGGCAAGCGAGTTTTTGCGATCGGGAATGTTTTTGCGCGCATCCCTTTCGACGGCAACGGCTCAAGGTTTGAAAGTGCCGGCTAAAGCTATTGTGCCGCAAGCTGACGGCAGTTCTATTGTTTACAAACTTGTGGGCGAGGACAAGGTGCAGGCTCAACCGGTGGAAGTTGGGGAAATTTCCGGGGGTGCTGTGGGCGATTTGACTGCTGCTAAGGTACAGATTAAAAAGGGTTTGAAGGCGGGCGATCGGGTGGTTGTTACTGGGGCTGGTTTTCTTAAGGATGGCGCTCAGGTTCAGGTTGGTAAATAG
- a CDS encoding AI-2E family transporter has translation MNSLFSPLQQFLITWLLVLVTGWFTLTAVSYVGELVSILVTAGLVAFLLNYAVKRLQVFLPRGLAAGLVYLTAGVIVVVIGVTIVPPVFSQARQLGVRFPELLESGRLQLAEFQAWSAERNLPFDVQILEQQLSARVQGEVQAIAGTGLGLVVGTFNWFLDLIFIVVISFYMLLDGQRVWQGLTSIFSPDIRYVLTETLERNLQRFVSGQLLLGLFMAISLTMAFWWLQVPFFLLFAVFIGLTEIIPFIGATLGIGTVSIIVAFIDWWLALQVLVVAIGLQQIKDNLVAPRIMGNLTGLSPVVIFTALLLGGRVGGLLGVILAIPLTGVVKSIVEIVLNPKLPPQTGSFFYNPFSGEELGKIPEEETRIILVADEQK, from the coding sequence ATGAATAGTCTCTTTTCTCCCCTCCAACAGTTTCTAATTACTTGGCTGCTAGTGCTAGTGACAGGATGGTTTACCCTGACTGCTGTCAGTTATGTTGGGGAACTGGTCAGTATTTTAGTAACTGCGGGACTCGTTGCATTTTTATTAAATTATGCAGTAAAAAGACTGCAAGTATTTTTGCCCCGGGGATTAGCTGCGGGGCTGGTTTATTTAACTGCGGGTGTGATAGTAGTAGTAATCGGTGTAACTATTGTGCCGCCGGTGTTCAGCCAAGCGAGGCAGTTGGGGGTCAGGTTCCCGGAATTGCTGGAGTCGGGGCGGCTGCAGCTAGCTGAATTTCAAGCCTGGAGTGCCGAGCGCAATTTACCGTTTGACGTGCAAATATTGGAGCAGCAACTGTCAGCTAGAGTCCAGGGAGAAGTCCAGGCGATCGCCGGTACGGGTTTAGGCTTAGTTGTCGGTACTTTTAACTGGTTTTTGGACTTAATTTTTATTGTCGTGATTTCCTTTTATATGCTCCTAGACGGGCAAAGAGTGTGGCAGGGTTTGACCAGCATTTTTTCCCCAGACATTCGCTATGTTTTAACAGAGACTTTGGAGCGAAACCTCCAGCGATTTGTATCGGGACAGTTATTGCTGGGACTATTTATGGCCATCTCGCTAACTATGGCTTTTTGGTGGCTGCAAGTTCCGTTTTTTCTGTTGTTTGCCGTGTTTATAGGATTGACGGAAATAATTCCGTTTATTGGAGCAACCTTGGGAATTGGCACTGTTAGTATAATTGTAGCGTTTATTGATTGGTGGCTGGCGCTGCAAGTGTTGGTAGTGGCGATCGGTCTCCAGCAAATCAAGGATAATTTAGTAGCTCCCCGAATCATGGGCAATCTCACCGGATTGAGCCCGGTAGTTATTTTCACAGCTTTGCTGTTAGGAGGTAGAGTGGGAGGATTGTTGGGAGTTATCCTGGCAATTCCGCTCACTGGGGTAGTAAAAAGTATAGTAGAAATTGTACTCAATCCCAAATTGCCGCCCCAGACAGGCTCGTTTTTCTACAATCCTTTTAGCGGCGAGGAATTGGGAAAAATACCAGAAGAGGAAACTAGAATAATCTTGGTCGCAGATGAACAAAAGTAG